The DNA sequence CTCTAACCTGCACTGACTCTAAAAACTCAACATAACAGGGGTTCAGCGAACTGGCGCGAATATCTTCGACAGCAACAACTCGCCCCCGACAATAAGGCTCAACGTAGGCACTCCTAAAGCAAGGGTCATATATCGTTCTACCCAATACGGAGAACGACGGTTGGACAACCGACTCGACCGCAACTAATCCACTCCAATCAGGATTGAATCGATAGATCAAAACCCGATCCGCTTTGAGCAATTGCCGCACTTGATCAACGGTTGTCGTTAGTACCTCTTCTAAATTTAGAGATTGCCGAATCGCCTGAGTCAAACTACTCAGCAACTGTTCTCGTGCAACCGCCAATTGCAACTGTTCCTCTCGTTCTTGCAGGGCTGCATTCGCTTGACTCAACGCAGCTGTACGCTCTGCAACTCGTTGTTCTAGCTCTGCGTTAAGCCTGCGAATCTCGACTTCTGCTTGTTTGCGTTGAGTCATGTCTCGCAACACCAACAGCAAATAGTTGTCAGAACTGTAGAGAGTTGCAACATATTCCAGATCATGAATCGTTTCGTCAGCCGCTCTAAAGCTAATCTCTCCAGTGGTCTGTCCGTGAGTCAGACAACGCTGTCGTAGCGTTGCCAGATCCAACGTTACCAACAACTGGCAAGTCAGCGCATTGGCAATCACTCCGTTGAGAGAGCTGCTTTGCACCACTCCACCACACTCGGTTTCAGCGTATCCCAATAACCGACAACCCGCTGGGTTAACCGCGACTAATTGCCCTTCGCTATCCACCATGACTGTGGCATCGATCGCCCCCATGAACAATGTTTGCCACAGCAGATCGTCAGATTGCGGGATATTCAAATGAGATGAGGAGTTGGGTAACCGAGCTGATGAGGATTGAGATGACATTTTGTGTTGTAACCCACGTTGTACATTCAGGCGATCGCAGTTTTTCGTGACGAGCCTGTAACGTGAAAACGCTGGAGATAGAGATGAAGACACTACAACTGACGCATCATCAATGGCAGGAAATCCATCTGATGAAGTTCAACTTGAAGTTGGAGAGCACCCGTGAGAGAAATACGCAGCTGTTCAGTGTAGCTGTATCAAAACTCTCTCTAGAATCCCGTAGTTCTTTGAGAGATGTGTTGAACTCTACATAAAAAGTAAGAAAAGTGTGTCGATAAATTTGTAAATTATGACTCGATTCCCACTCATAACAGTTCTACGATCCACCACTCACCTTTGCCTTGTAGCCCAACTGTGTCAACACTTGCACAATCTTTTGAGTGTGATCCCCCTGAATTTCGATCTCACTCTCCTTCAGTGTACCGCCTGCCCCACATTGAGCCTTGAGTTGTTTTAACAATGAGGTGAGTGTCTCCGGTGTAGTCTGAAACCCACTAATGACCGTCACTGTTTTGCCCTTGCGTCCCTTCCGTGATGCCTGCACTCTGACCTGTTGTTGATTGGGAGGCAAATCCGGCACACCCCGCTCTAACGCCTTAGCCGATTCAGCGTTGCCAAACTCACGATAGACCACCCGTTGTGAATCAGGCTGAGAGTTAGATCCGGAAGAAGTGCGTTTAGAAGCCATCTGAATCAGAAACAAAGAGCAAACACCTAAGCTTAATTATGCTTGATCTGCGGAGGATAGAAATAGATTGATTAGCTCTTGCGATCGCTCACAGGTTGCGGTAAAAAACCTGAGTTCAGGATAAGGATCTTGGCGGCTGAAACCGCCGCTACAGGAACAAAACCGACCCACGTCAGTTCAGCAAACCCTTGATTTTCCTCAGTCCAAGAAGGCGGACTTGGTTCTGATAGCCGCCAATTCATTCGCCAAATCTGAAACCGAACTGTTATTCGTAGCATCAAACGAGCGACTGTTGACCACCTACCCCATCCCAACCCCGTATAATAAAAACTACTTGCATCCGTCCTACTCTTAATTGTTGATTAGCACCGTGACTCTGACTCCCATTTCTCCCCAGTCTGCCTCGGCTCAATCTTCTGTTCAACGTCCTGACGCGCTTGGTCGGTTTGGTCAGTTTGGCGGCAAATACGTCCCCGAAACGTTGATGCCTGCCCTCAGCGAACTGGAAACCGCCTTTGAGCAATATCGCAATGATCCTGAGTTTCAGCAGGAGTTGCAGGGGTTGATGCGCGATTATGTGGGCAGACCCAGTCCCCTCTACTTTGCAGAACGGCTAACTCAACACTATGCCCGTCCCGATGGGAGTGGAGCGCAGATTTATCTCAAGCGCGAAGATTTGAACCACACGGGTGCTCACAAAATCAACAATGCGCTGGGTCAGGTATTGTTGGCAAAGCGAATGGGCAAACAACGCATCATCGCAGAGACAGGAGCAGGTCAGCACGGTGTCGCAACCGCAACGGTATGTGCGCGATTTGGGCTGAACTGCATCATTTATATGGGCGTTCACGACATGGAGCGGCAAGCCCTTAATGTCTTTCGGATGCGCCTCATGGGAGCAGAGGTGCGTCCCGTTGAGGCGGGCACCGGAACCCTCAAAGATGCGACCTCTGAAGCGATTCGTGATTGGGTGACCAACGTAGAGACGACGCATTACATCTTGGGATCGGTGGCTGGACCTCACCCCTATCCCATGCTAGTGAGAGAATTTCAGGCAATTATTGGAGAAGAAACGCGATCGCAGTGTCAGACCGTGTGGGGTGGGTTACCTGACATTCTCCTCGCGTGTGTCGGTGGCGGTTCCAACGCCATGGGGCTATTCCACGAGTTTATTGATGATCCTACCGTGCGCATGATTGGCATCGAAGCGGGTGGAGAAGGTGTTGACTCCGATAAACACGCAGCAACACTAACCCGTGGGCGCGTCGGGGTGCTACACGGGGCGATGAGTTATCTGTTGCAAGATAGCGATGGCCAGGTGATTGAGCCGTATTCCATCAGTGCCGGACTCGACTATCCGGGTGTGGGTCCAGAGCACAGCTTCCTAAAAGATTCTGGTCGCGCAGAATATTACAGCGTCACTGATAAACAGGCGTTAGAAGGGTTGCAACGGCTTTCTCGCTTAGAGGGCATTATTCCTGCGCTAGAAACAGCCCATGCGATCGCCTATCTGGAAACGCTGTGCCCCCAACTGACGGGCAACCCCCGGATTGTGATCAATTGCTCTGGGCGAGGTGACAAAGATGTACAGACTGTCGCTAAAATCCTCGATTTGACATAGAACATTAGAAACCTTTGCATAGGGATGCTGCGTCTTGATCAACGGCGTTTACATCAACGATGTTGACTATGAAATTCTTTTCAGACGCAGCCATTCCAGACTGGATGAAACCACGAGCCACATGGGCTAGAGCTTCAGTGCTGCTGACCGTTAGCAGCCTAATCCTTGGTGGAGGAGCAATCGTCCCATCGATCGCCCAACAACCTCCCCGCACGTCTCCCAGTCCGACTCCCTCCGCCACCTCAACTGAGGCGTTAGAACAGGCGATTCATACGCAGATTAACCAATATCGACGCGATCAGGGATTGCCCCCTCTGACCCTCGATCCCCGTATTAGCGAACAGGCGCGATCGCACAGTCAGGCAATGGCAGCAGGACGTGTGGCGTTTGGGCATGATGGGTTTAACCAGCGAGGTTCAGCGATTCGCCGGACGATCGCCTGGAATAGCATTGCTGAAAATGTGGCGACCAATCAGGGTTACTCTGATCCCGATCGACGGGCT is a window from the Oscillatoria sp. FACHB-1407 genome containing:
- a CDS encoding translation initiation factor, whose translation is MASKRTSSGSNSQPDSQRVVYREFGNAESAKALERGVPDLPPNQQQVRVQASRKGRKGKTVTVISGFQTTPETLTSLLKQLKAQCGAGGTLKESEIEIQGDHTQKIVQVLTQLGYKAKVSGGS
- the trpB gene encoding tryptophan synthase subunit beta; the encoded protein is MTLTPISPQSASAQSSVQRPDALGRFGQFGGKYVPETLMPALSELETAFEQYRNDPEFQQELQGLMRDYVGRPSPLYFAERLTQHYARPDGSGAQIYLKREDLNHTGAHKINNALGQVLLAKRMGKQRIIAETGAGQHGVATATVCARFGLNCIIYMGVHDMERQALNVFRMRLMGAEVRPVEAGTGTLKDATSEAIRDWVTNVETTHYILGSVAGPHPYPMLVREFQAIIGEETRSQCQTVWGGLPDILLACVGGGSNAMGLFHEFIDDPTVRMIGIEAGGEGVDSDKHAATLTRGRVGVLHGAMSYLLQDSDGQVIEPYSISAGLDYPGVGPEHSFLKDSGRAEYYSVTDKQALEGLQRLSRLEGIIPALETAHAIAYLETLCPQLTGNPRIVINCSGRGDKDVQTVAKILDLT
- a CDS encoding CAP domain-containing protein, whose translation is MLTMKFFSDAAIPDWMKPRATWARASVLLTVSSLILGGGAIVPSIAQQPPRTSPSPTPSATSTEALEQAIHTQINQYRRDQGLPPLTLDPRISEQARSHSQAMAAGRVAFGHDGFNQRGSAIRRTIAWNSIAENVATNQGYSDPDRRAVTGWINSSGHRQNIQGQYNLTGIGVARNSRGQYYFTQIFVRSRQN